A single window of Nicotiana sylvestris chromosome 3, ASM39365v2, whole genome shotgun sequence DNA harbors:
- the LOC104228905 gene encoding uncharacterized protein has translation MGLVDSLKANVDASAGGAFLSKTFIECKILLDKMAQNLGWMTRAIYGVEQAPIRNIAHRYKHQSKGVEPKLANGSESQEWKGFRQRAQVDKGKEKESEQLSEPVIEKASSKEKTQSNGQRLTPAPFPQRLAKQKKDDQYMKFMEMLRQIKLNIPLMDILREMTEYAKMMKDLMSRKFDFQDLSTVALTQTYNAVVTRPIAQKLSDPGSFTIPYTIGSYAFTKSLCDLGANINLMPLAIYTKLGIDRVRPTSMLLQQADLTVQRPTGILDDVLVQVGNFVFSADFVLLDCQVDAEIPIILGMPFLDIRRALIDCETKELNMRLNNEEIIFNVQQLMRRPREFANCLLVEAMDVILQEEDETLNIRDPLEAYLINLEEMDGEELVEQLLQVLQECNCYWLDHGRHKGYQPSLLHAQDSLRRRAQTFQRTSIKAEPEYERGGEEGSDQVVKCGLVGRSHFYFLDGYSGYNQISIAPEDREKISFTCLYGVFAFRRVPFSPYNALDTFQRCMLAIFTDMIEDIMEDQTFVFSNDCRLAIKEMNKRLVTAPIIVAPNWEHPFEFMCDASKFATVQVLGQ, from the exons ATGGGGTTGGTAGACAGTCTGAAGGCCAATGTAGATGCTTCAGCTGGGGGTGCATTCTTGAGCAAAACATTCATAGAGTGTAAGATTCTTCTTGACAAGATGGCTCAAAATTTAGGCTGGATGACGAGAG CTATCTATGGCGTTGAACAAGCGCCCATAAGGAATATTGCCCACAGATACAAACATCAATCCAAAGGAGTAGAACCCAAATTAGCCAATGGCAGTGAGTCTCAAGAATGGAAGGGATTTAGACAGAGA GCACAGGTTGATAAGGGTAAGGAGAAGGAAAGTGAACAACTCTCAGAACCAGTGATAGAAAAAGCTTCTAGTAAAGAAAAGACACAAAGCAATGGGCAGAGGTTGACTCCTGCACCATTCCCTCAGAGGTtggcaaagcaaaagaaagatgaTCAATACATGAAATTCATGGAAATGCTCAGGCAAATTAAATTGAATATTCCGTTGATGGATATTTTGAGGGAAATGACAGaatatgcaaaaatgatgaaggacctgATGTCTCGAAAATTTGACTTCCAGGACCTGTCTACTGTAGCTCTAACTCAGACCTACAATGCGGTAGTGACAAGACCTATTGCTCAAAAATTGTCTGATCCGGGTAGTTTCACTATCCCATACACCATTGGgagttatgcttttactaaatcattgTGTGACTTGGGAGCCAATATCAACTTAATGCCCTTGGCAATCTATACAAAACTGGGCATTGACAGAGTTAGACCAACCTCAATGTTACTTCAACAGGCTGATCTCACAGTCCAAAGACCTACTGGAATTTTGGATGATGTGCTTGTTCAAGTGGGGAACTTTGTATTCTCTGCAGACTTCGTTCTTCTTGACTGTCAAGTGGATGCAGAGATACCAATTATTCTAGGGATGCCATTTTTAGACATTAGGAGAGCATTGATTGATTGTGAGACAAAAGAGTTAAACATGAGGTTGAATAATGAAGAAATAATATTCAACGTTCAACAACTTATGAGGAGACCTAGAGAATTTGCAAATTGCTTGCTAGTGGAGGCCATGGATGTAATACTGCAAGAAGAGGATGAGACCCTTAACATCAGAGATCCGTTAGAAGCCTACTTGAtaaatttagaagagatggatggtGAAGAGCTG GTAGAGCAACTCTTACAGGTGTTACAGGAATGTAACTGCTATTGGTTGGACCATGGCAGGCATAAAGGGTATCAGCccagccttttgcatgcacaagattctcttagaagaagggcacaaaccttccagagaacatcAATAAAGGCTGAACCCGAATAtgaaagaggtggtgaagaaggaagtgatcaagtggttaaATGCGG gTTGGTTGGGCGATCTCACTTctatttcttggatggatattcggggtacaatcaaatctccatAGCCCCTGAAGATAGAGAGAAAATATCCTTTACTTGTTTATATGGCGTCTTTGCCTTTCGGAGAGTGCCTTTTAGCCCTTACAACGCACTGGATACATTCCAGAGGTGTATGTTAGCCATCTTCACTGATATGATTGAAGATATTATGGAG